Below is a genomic region from Synergistales bacterium.
GACCGTGGTGGTCCTTGCCCGGGCCGTCCCGTCGATGACGGAGGAGGAGCGGAAGGCCATTGTGGCAGACAGGATGACGGGGGTCTGGACGACACTGGTGATGCTGCCCGCCTCGCTGGTTCTGCCGGCCTTTTTTCTCTACAGGATTGTGGATATCATCCGTCCCTTCCCTGTTTCGGCGGTCCAGCGCCTCCCGGGTGCGGCAGGGATGGTCGGTGACGATATCGTCTCCGGTATCCTGACGAATCTGCTCCTGCGTTTCTTTCACTGGCTCTTTTTGGCCCATGGACTGCGTGCGATACTGGGAGGATGATTGGTGTGCAAGAAGCAACGGCTGTGCTCGGCGCCATCGGCGACGAGATTCTGGAAGGCCGGAGAAGCGAGGGCAACGGTCACTGGCTGGCCGCCGAGCTCCATGCCCGCGGGTGGACGGTGCGTGCGATCGAGGTATTGCCGGATGAGGTCGCCGAAATCGAAGCGTTCCTGCAACGATGGTCCGGTGCCTGTTCGCTGATTGTTCTCTCCGGTGGACTGGGGCCGACGGAAGACGACAAGACACGCTTTGGCATCGCCCGCTATCTCGGGACAGAGCTTGCTGAGGATCCCCTCTACGAACGCATTCTCGAGCGATACACCGGGGATCTCCGGGACATCATCAGCGACTCCCGGCGGTACCAGGGGTATATCCCACAGAACGCCGAGGCTGTCTACAATCCAGTTGGTTCCGGCCTGGGCATCAAGTTTATTACGCAGGAAACCACCGTCCTGTCTTTTCCCGGCGTGCCGAGGGAATTCAAAGCCATGGCCCGGCAGGAGCTCACGGCCTTTGAGCGTGGAGACAACGTAAGCGTAGAGATCTGCATTACAGGCTGGCCGGAGGGTCGACTCGCCAAGGAGATCGCTCCGCTTGTGTCTGCAGATTCCGTCAAGACCGCCTTTCTGCCTTCCTACAATCTCATTACAGTAGTGCTCAACGGCCCGGAGGAGGCGGTGCGGCAACAGCGGGAACGGATTGAGCGGCACCTGGAGGAGGACTGCCTTCCCCGGGGGGTCTCTACCCTCGAAGAAGCCATTCTCCTGGGCTGCGAACGGACGGGGCGCCGGCTCTCCCTGGCGGAATCCTGTACCGGTGGAATGCTTGCCGCCCGGTTGACCTCCGTGTCGGGGGCATCGAAAGCCTTTGCCGGCGGCATCGTTGCCTATAGCAATGATGTGAAGTGCAGCCTCCTCGGCGTGCACTGGGAAACACTGGAGCGCCACGGCGCCGTGAGTGAAGCCTGCGCCGCCGAGATGGCCCGGGGTGTCTGCCGGCAATGCGGGACAGAGGTCGGCTTGAGTGTTACCGGTATTGCCGGTCCTACCGGAGCAACGCCGGACAAACCGGTGGGCACCGTCTATGTCGGTCTCTGCCGGGAAGACCGGACCACCTGCCGCCACCGGGTGTTTGCAGGCAACAGGGCCGCTGTGCGTGAGCGGTCTGTCGCCTTTGCTCTGGAACAGCTCTGGAGAGATTCCAAGGAGGGGTGATCGATGTCCCACGGAATACGTGCCTTTGTCTGCATTCCCCTCTCCCATCATTTGACGGTGGAGATAACGCAATGGGTCAGTCGGTTGAAGGCCTTCGGCCCACGGCTCAAGTGGGTACGTCCGGAAGCGATGCACATTACCCTGAAATTCCTCGGCGACATCACGCCACAGACCGCGAAGTGTCTGGATCGGCAGCTGCAGGGCAGCCTGCAGAGCCGCCATACCGCCATGCCTCTTTCCATTTCCGGAGCAGGCGCGTTCCCTTCACTCCGTTCTCCGCGGGTCCTGTGGCTGGGGATCAACGAGAACGACAGCGAACTGCAGCGGATTTACGAAACCGTTGAATCCTCCGCCGTCGCCTGTGGACTGGAGCGGGAACGGCGCGGCTTCCACCCCCACGTGACCCTGGCAAGGCTGAAACAGCCAGGTGATTGCACGATGTCGCTCCTCGAGGCCCTCACAGAGGAACCGCTGCAGGGCAAATCCTGGATGGCCAACAAGGTGATTCTCATGCGCAGCGACTTACAGAAAGAGGGAGCCCGGTACACACCGATGGGGGAGTACCGTCTTCCCGTAGGCGAAGACGAATAGCGTTTCCTCAAGCGGTGGTGAGCAACACAGATAAGGAGGTAATCCAATGGCGAAAAAGAAGGAAAACCTGACCCGTGAGGATGTGCTGGAGCAATCCCTCAGCGACATACGCAGCAAATTCGGTGAAGGCGCCATCATGCGTCTTGGCGACCAGCATGTTGTGTCGGTGGATGTGATTCCGACAGGCATCCTTCCCCTGGATGTCGCGCTGGGGATAGGAGGGCTTCCCAGGGGACGGATCATTGAGATATTCGGACCTGAAGGTACCGGGAAGACCACCCTGGCGCTGCATGCGGCGGCGGAGGCACAGAAGGCCGGCGGCATAGCGGCCTTTATCGATGCCGAGCATGCCCTTGATCCGCGGCTCGCCAAGTCGGTGGGTGTCGATATCGCCTCTCTCTATATCTCACAGCCCGACAGCGGCGAACAGGCACTCTTTATTCTTGACTCACTGGTGCGGAGTGGAGCGGTGGACTTCATCGTTGTTGATTCGGTGGCCGCCCTGACCCCGCAGGCCGAAATCGACGGGAAGATCGGCGAATCCCAGGTCGGTCTCCAGGCCCGTTTGATGTCCTACGCGTTGCGGCGCCTCACTTCGGCCATATCCAAAAGCAAGGGGAGCGTTGCCTTCATCAACCAGCTCCGAGCAAAAATAGGAACCACCCCCTACGGTGGCCCCCAGGAGACGACGACCGGCGGCCGGGCGCTGAAATTCTATACCTCGGTGCGCATCGAGGTGAAGCGAGGCAAAAGCGTTACCAAGGGAGAGGAGAATCTCGGCCACGAGCTCTGGCTGAAGGTGGTGAAAAACAAACAGGCCCCGCCTTTCAGAACAGCTCATACCACGCTTGTCTACGGGAAGGGCATTCCAAAGGCGATGGCGGTGGTCGACATGGGCATTGACCTCGGCATCATCAAGCGCCGCGGTTCCTGGCTGGCCTATCAGGGGGAAACCATCGGTCAGGGCAAAGACAACGTATCGCAGTATCTGGAAGAGCACCCCGAGTTTATGGAACAGGTTGTCCAGGAGGTACGCAAGAAAGCCGCCGAAGGACTTGGGATAGAGCTCGCTCCGGAGCCGGAGTCGGAGCCCTCCCTCCCGTCCGGAGAGGAGGAGCAGCAAAAGGCACAGGGGACCTCCATGGAGGACGAGTTCATGGAGC
It encodes:
- a CDS encoding phosphatidylglycerophosphatase A, which translates into the protein MNDHRTTRPQTAIAIATLFGIGRRSSMPGTLAAGIGFLAALLFPFPVLYGLLPLVVVTVVVLARAVPSMTEEERKAIVADRMTGVWTTLVMLPASLVLPAFFLYRIVDIIRPFPVSAVQRLPGAAGMVGDDIVSGILTNLLLRFFHWLFLAHGLRAILGG
- a CDS encoding nicotinamide-nucleotide amidohydrolase family protein, which produces MQEATAVLGAIGDEILEGRRSEGNGHWLAAELHARGWTVRAIEVLPDEVAEIEAFLQRWSGACSLIVLSGGLGPTEDDKTRFGIARYLGTELAEDPLYERILERYTGDLRDIISDSRRYQGYIPQNAEAVYNPVGSGLGIKFITQETTVLSFPGVPREFKAMARQELTAFERGDNVSVEICITGWPEGRLAKEIAPLVSADSVKTAFLPSYNLITVVLNGPEEAVRQQRERIERHLEEDCLPRGVSTLEEAILLGCERTGRRLSLAESCTGGMLAARLTSVSGASKAFAGGIVAYSNDVKCSLLGVHWETLERHGAVSEACAAEMARGVCRQCGTEVGLSVTGIAGPTGATPDKPVGTVYVGLCREDRTTCRHRVFAGNRAAVRERSVAFALEQLWRDSKEG
- the thpR gene encoding RNA 2',3'-cyclic phosphodiesterase, which codes for MSHGIRAFVCIPLSHHLTVEITQWVSRLKAFGPRLKWVRPEAMHITLKFLGDITPQTAKCLDRQLQGSLQSRHTAMPLSISGAGAFPSLRSPRVLWLGINENDSELQRIYETVESSAVACGLERERRGFHPHVTLARLKQPGDCTMSLLEALTEEPLQGKSWMANKVILMRSDLQKEGARYTPMGEYRLPVGEDE
- the recA gene encoding recombinase RecA yields the protein MAKKKENLTREDVLEQSLSDIRSKFGEGAIMRLGDQHVVSVDVIPTGILPLDVALGIGGLPRGRIIEIFGPEGTGKTTLALHAAAEAQKAGGIAAFIDAEHALDPRLAKSVGVDIASLYISQPDSGEQALFILDSLVRSGAVDFIVVDSVAALTPQAEIDGKIGESQVGLQARLMSYALRRLTSAISKSKGSVAFINQLRAKIGTTPYGGPQETTTGGRALKFYTSVRIEVKRGKSVTKGEENLGHELWLKVVKNKQAPPFRTAHTTLVYGKGIPKAMAVVDMGIDLGIIKRRGSWLAYQGETIGQGKDNVSQYLEEHPEFMEQVVQEVRKKAAEGLGIELAPEPESEPSLPSGEEEQQKAQGTSMEDEFMELDLGEETESSSNRE